The Acetobacter oryzoeni genome includes a region encoding these proteins:
- a CDS encoding cation transporter produces the protein MAGGCCGGCTDTPLPINKSWRRALLIALFLNASMFAVEAGAGVSVGSASLQADAIDFLGDSANYAISLSVAGMALRWRAGAAFLKGLTLFVAGIWVMANAGWMVMNSNHPPHPDAMGGIGLLALAVNLACALILWTHRKGDANRRSVWICSRNDAIGNVAVVLAALGVFGTRSAWPDIAVAAILAMLGISGGVQIMRQSRVELTDNKSDISRHINV, from the coding sequence ATGGCAGGAGGATGCTGTGGTGGATGCACAGATACGCCGCTACCAATCAATAAATCATGGCGGAGAGCGCTCCTGATCGCGCTTTTTCTCAATGCCAGCATGTTTGCCGTTGAAGCTGGGGCTGGCGTGTCGGTTGGATCTGCATCCTTACAGGCGGACGCGATTGATTTCCTTGGCGACAGCGCCAACTACGCAATAAGCCTCAGTGTTGCCGGAATGGCATTGCGATGGCGAGCTGGCGCGGCCTTTCTGAAAGGCCTGACCCTGTTCGTGGCTGGGATATGGGTAATGGCCAATGCTGGGTGGATGGTAATGAACAGCAACCATCCGCCTCACCCAGACGCAATGGGCGGCATTGGTCTGCTTGCCCTCGCGGTCAATCTGGCCTGTGCCCTCATATTATGGACACACCGGAAAGGTGATGCCAACCGCCGTTCTGTATGGATCTGCTCTCGTAATGATGCGATCGGAAATGTTGCCGTTGTGCTGGCAGCTCTGGGCGTGTTTGGCACTCGTTCTGCGTGGCCGGATATTGCGGTAGCTGCCATCCTTGCGATGCTTGGTATTAGTGGAGGTGTGCAGATTATGCGACAATCGAGAGTAGAACTAACAGATAACAAATCAGATATATCACGACATATCAATGTATAA
- a CDS encoding efflux RND transporter periplasmic adaptor subunit, producing the protein MKARAFWLPLVGLSVFLVLNVADIAIADDDDPPVSVLGAEATVTVSPEAVTKSGIASARPSIVPWRKLVPAYGYVLNATQLITLVSDYADMKARLESMQAQQTLARAKLDRDKGLYRDRQNISQEQFQETTARFQSNSAMVKAEQVRVNNALNIIRQQFGSVISDATEKNTIFITQLLQQQVVLVKVTLPPDTDLPTPPSQAYVTDYGNTGGHGTMLHYLSPVTMTDPAIQGRSFFYFASAESQLVAGMNVSVLLPTEEERPGIRIPASAIIWLQGKSWIYRDNGHGKFTRLPLTTDVPDREGGYLIQDTPGQITHETQIVVEGTQLLLSEEFRAQLESGDDDD; encoded by the coding sequence ATGAAAGCGAGGGCCTTCTGGCTGCCTCTTGTAGGTCTTTCTGTCTTCCTAGTTCTAAACGTGGCGGACATTGCTATTGCAGATGATGATGATCCACCAGTTTCGGTTCTTGGCGCAGAGGCGACCGTGACGGTCTCCCCGGAAGCAGTTACGAAGAGTGGCATCGCTTCTGCACGACCCAGCATCGTGCCTTGGAGAAAGTTGGTTCCCGCCTATGGTTACGTTCTGAACGCAACACAACTTATCACTCTTGTTAGTGATTATGCTGACATGAAAGCGCGGCTGGAGAGCATGCAGGCACAGCAGACGCTTGCCCGTGCGAAACTCGATCGTGACAAAGGACTGTATCGCGACCGGCAGAATATCTCTCAGGAACAATTCCAGGAGACAACAGCCAGATTTCAGTCCAACTCAGCTATGGTAAAAGCAGAACAGGTCCGGGTGAATAACGCACTTAATATTATCAGACAGCAATTTGGTTCGGTCATATCTGACGCTACCGAAAAAAATACAATTTTCATTACACAGTTACTTCAACAACAAGTGGTCTTGGTCAAGGTGACCCTTCCACCAGATACGGATCTACCAACCCCACCAAGTCAGGCGTATGTGACCGATTATGGAAACACGGGTGGACACGGGACAATGCTCCACTATTTGTCTCCTGTAACCATGACCGATCCTGCTATTCAGGGGCGTAGCTTTTTCTATTTTGCGTCGGCTGAAAGTCAGCTTGTCGCGGGCATGAATGTTTCCGTTCTCCTGCCTACCGAAGAGGAACGTCCCGGTATCCGGATACCTGCATCAGCTATTATCTGGCTGCAAGGTAAGTCGTGGATATACCGTGATAACGGACACGGAAAATTTACACGCCTACCCCTTACGACCGACGTGCCGGACCGAGAAGGTGGCTACCTGATCCAAGATACTCCAGGACAAATCACACACGAAACGCAAATCGTCGTAGAGGGTACGCAATTACTTCTGTCTGAAGAATTCCGAGCTCAGCTTGAATCAGGAGACGATGACGACTGA
- a CDS encoding efflux RND transporter permease subunit gives MTGRSFSLQAAIIGFSIRFRGVVIATACLLFFYGLYGLRHASYDVFPEFIPPRVTIQTEAAGFTPEQVETLVSRPMEIALSGLPGIQRVQSTSIQGLSVVNVLFATSTDIYRARQLVGEQMNVVAQQLPAGVHAPTMTPLTSSAGLVLVIGLTSEQQSLMQLRTLADWSLRPRLLALPGVAGVSVFGGERRSLQIQVHPDQLILHHIGLDDVLAAAQEATGIQGAGFIDTPNQRVVLQSDGQALTPESLARTVIVRSDNGAVTLGSIATVTEAPIPAFGAASIEGKTGIVVNIWEQYGANTMAVTREIEAALTDFRPQLQGQGITLHADLFRPANFITTALGNATQALLLGGFLVVAVIFLFLFDLRTAAICCATIPLAILIALSLLETLGVTLNAMTLGGLAIAIGEVVDDAVIGVENVTRRLRENRLLVQPASTARVVLDACVEVRSAVVYATFAVIIVFLPVIALPGLSGRLFAPLATAYVLAVMASLAAAVTVVPALCAWLLATPGETRREPPLAGWTARAYERLLARLMRHPRFVIGGMILTTLIGFAALPFLESDFIPDFKEGHLIIHMTAVPGTSLEQSLKLGRQVTEKLRQLPEIRSVAQRVGRASLDEDTSGPHTSEFEVDLNQVDGKASRQIDARVRKALDGFVGASFSVSSFLTMRVNETLSGSSSAVAINIIGDDLDVLDIQANNIVRMLHQIHGATDVRIEAPPGVPELAIRLRPADLERWGLRSADVLRSIHTAWQGETVGQIYERSAAFNVMVRLDDASRNDVASVGSLPLHTVHGNYVPLRAVADIYETNGRYQVSHLGAQRTQTVTANVTGRSAQSFVQDARTAIAKNIKLPLGTYVQFTSAAEAESQSRKELFINSGLAAIAVMILLSIITQGWRNLALILVNLPFAFVGGILTIIVSGTTLTLGATVGFVTLFGITLRNSVMMISHFEALVEQEDLTWGVTTALRGARDRVVPVLMTSLVTALGLAPLAVDMNAPGREIEGPMAAVILGGLMTSMILNLFVLPILAVKFGNFSENETGVPETLFK, from the coding sequence ATGACGGGACGTTCTTTCAGCCTTCAGGCAGCTATTATCGGGTTTTCGATCCGCTTCCGGGGCGTGGTTATCGCAACCGCATGTCTGTTGTTCTTCTATGGCCTGTATGGCTTGAGACATGCCAGCTATGATGTGTTTCCGGAATTCATTCCGCCACGGGTCACGATCCAGACCGAAGCCGCTGGTTTTACGCCGGAACAGGTCGAAACATTGGTTAGTCGCCCAATGGAAATTGCCCTGAGCGGCCTCCCGGGTATTCAGCGCGTGCAATCGACTTCGATTCAGGGACTGTCAGTCGTCAACGTCCTGTTTGCGACATCGACCGATATTTATCGCGCCCGGCAACTGGTCGGGGAACAAATGAATGTTGTTGCACAGCAATTGCCAGCCGGTGTTCATGCTCCGACTATGACGCCACTGACCTCATCCGCCGGTCTGGTACTGGTGATTGGTCTGACGTCGGAACAACAGTCCCTTATGCAGTTGCGCACGCTTGCTGACTGGTCATTAAGGCCGCGTCTGCTGGCGTTGCCTGGTGTGGCTGGAGTCAGTGTGTTTGGCGGGGAGCGTCGGTCACTCCAGATACAGGTACATCCAGACCAACTCATCTTGCATCATATCGGACTTGATGACGTCCTTGCGGCTGCCCAGGAAGCAACTGGCATACAGGGGGCCGGCTTTATTGATACCCCGAACCAAAGAGTCGTTCTTCAGTCTGACGGTCAGGCCCTGACGCCAGAAAGTCTGGCCCGCACTGTGATTGTCCGCTCTGATAATGGTGCTGTCACACTGGGCAGTATTGCCACTGTAACTGAAGCCCCTATTCCCGCCTTCGGCGCGGCCAGTATCGAGGGAAAGACAGGCATTGTGGTTAATATATGGGAACAGTACGGTGCCAATACGATGGCTGTGACCCGGGAAATCGAGGCGGCACTTACCGATTTCCGCCCGCAATTGCAGGGACAGGGGATTACATTGCATGCTGACCTGTTCCGACCCGCCAATTTCATTACGACCGCATTGGGGAATGCCACACAAGCATTGCTTCTGGGCGGTTTTCTGGTGGTTGCCGTAATCTTTCTTTTCCTTTTTGACCTGCGAACCGCTGCAATCTGTTGCGCCACCATACCTTTGGCTATTCTGATAGCCCTGTCGTTGCTGGAGACACTCGGGGTTACTTTGAATGCCATGACCCTGGGGGGGCTTGCTATCGCCATCGGCGAGGTCGTGGATGACGCCGTGATCGGGGTCGAAAATGTTACACGCCGATTGCGTGAAAACCGGCTTCTGGTCCAGCCCGCATCTACAGCGCGCGTCGTACTCGATGCATGCGTTGAAGTCCGCAGTGCAGTGGTTTACGCGACCTTTGCTGTCATTATCGTTTTCTTGCCTGTCATCGCCCTTCCCGGACTTTCGGGACGACTGTTTGCTCCACTGGCAACAGCTTATGTTCTTGCGGTCATGGCTTCTCTTGCCGCTGCTGTAACCGTTGTACCTGCACTCTGCGCATGGCTCTTGGCGACGCCTGGAGAAACCCGGAGAGAGCCCCCCCTGGCAGGGTGGACCGCCAGAGCTTATGAACGTCTTCTGGCCAGATTAATGCGCCATCCCCGATTTGTTATAGGCGGGATGATCCTGACCACCTTGATAGGGTTTGCGGCCCTTCCATTCCTTGAAAGCGATTTCATTCCTGATTTCAAGGAAGGTCACCTTATCATTCATATGACGGCAGTTCCGGGGACTTCCCTGGAACAGTCTCTGAAATTAGGTAGACAGGTTACAGAAAAACTTCGTCAGCTTCCCGAAATCCGTTCGGTTGCTCAGAGAGTCGGACGCGCCTCGCTGGATGAGGACACGTCTGGACCACATACCAGCGAGTTTGAGGTTGATTTGAATCAGGTGGATGGGAAGGCTTCCCGACAGATTGATGCCCGCGTTCGCAAAGCGCTTGACGGGTTCGTTGGGGCCAGTTTTTCTGTCAGTAGTTTTTTGACGATGCGCGTAAACGAAACCCTTTCTGGTTCGTCTTCGGCTGTGGCAATCAATATTATTGGCGATGATCTGGATGTATTGGATATCCAGGCAAATAATATTGTCCGCATGTTGCATCAGATACATGGCGCAACAGATGTCCGGATAGAAGCACCTCCTGGTGTTCCGGAACTTGCTATTCGGCTACGCCCTGCTGATCTGGAGCGCTGGGGGCTTCGGTCGGCGGATGTACTCCGATCCATCCATACAGCCTGGCAGGGTGAAACCGTGGGGCAGATATACGAGCGTTCTGCGGCTTTTAATGTTATGGTTCGTCTTGATGACGCAAGTCGTAATGATGTTGCGTCTGTCGGTTCCCTGCCACTGCATACTGTTCACGGAAACTACGTACCACTCCGCGCTGTTGCAGACATATATGAGACGAACGGTCGCTATCAGGTGTCACATCTGGGAGCACAGAGAACACAGACTGTCACCGCAAATGTTACAGGACGATCAGCTCAATCTTTCGTTCAGGACGCACGCACGGCTATAGCAAAAAATATCAAACTGCCTCTTGGAACCTACGTTCAGTTTACATCCGCAGCGGAAGCTGAATCACAATCACGCAAGGAACTGTTTATAAATTCCGGGCTCGCTGCCATAGCGGTCATGATTCTGCTCTCAATAATCACACAAGGATGGCGCAATCTCGCTCTGATACTCGTCAATCTTCCCTTCGCATTTGTGGGCGGCATTCTGACAATCATTGTTTCCGGCACAACGCTAACTCTTGGGGCAACAGTCGGCTTCGTTACACTATTCGGGATTACGCTTCGGAATTCGGTGATGATGATTTCGCATTTTGAGGCTTTGGTCGAGCAGGAAGATCTCACATGGGGAGTAACAACAGCGCTCCGGGGGGCCAGAGACCGCGTCGTCCCCGTACTCATGACATCGCTCGTTACGGCGCTTGGACTGGCGCCTCTGGCTGTTGATATGAATGCGCCTGGGCGGGAAATCGAAGGACCTATGGCTGCTGTCATTCTTGGAGGGCTCATGACATCAATGATACTTAACCTGTTTGTTTTGCCTATTCTTGCTGTCAAATTTGGTAATTTTTCTGAAAACGAAACGGGAGTTCCGGAAACCTTGTTCAAGTGA
- a CDS encoding MerR family transcriptional regulator — MRSIGALGKATNTKVETIRYYERIGLLAPPQRTDGNYRVYDDAALARLSFIRRSRDLGFSLDQVRVLLSLADQGTQDCKTVDRIARDHMAEIEHKIADLKALRHELSTIIKSCRGGNISECRIIEALSPFDN, encoded by the coding sequence ATGCGATCGATTGGCGCCTTGGGAAAGGCAACGAATACCAAAGTCGAGACGATCCGCTATTATGAACGGATCGGACTGCTGGCTCCGCCACAGCGGACCGATGGCAATTATCGCGTTTATGATGATGCGGCGCTCGCGAGACTGTCTTTTATTCGTCGATCCCGTGATCTGGGTTTTTCATTAGATCAGGTAAGAGTTCTATTATCCCTAGCGGATCAGGGAACCCAGGATTGTAAGACAGTTGATAGAATTGCTCGTGACCATATGGCAGAGATTGAGCACAAAATTGCGGATCTCAAGGCATTGCGTCATGAACTTTCTACGATAATAAAATCATGCCGGGGAGGTAATATTTCAGAATGCCGAATTATTGAAGCACTTTCTCCGTTTGATAATTAG
- a CDS encoding TolC family protein: MYKSYNTLEYIKQVRRRTRYNAAFILLIFPLLCGCTNSDHSNISPESDVQKFSSRQFTDAGLQEFITKVLGPNVSSQENAWDITRLTLATLYFHPDILVAKAELETARAGIKTAGQLPNPSFTVLGGPSAHYVGYGASILIEFFGRRYHRIKEARYRAAVAQWEVINTAWKLRSDTRSALLGVWAVSGRLKLVEETAAAKRELFTLEQARFDQGRASALEISQVRTEMIHAELSVSDLRREYAVRKAALAGAIGVPAEALDSIALDTKAFDVCPDLMEYRDSQDMRYQAVMQRADLRELLASYDAARQALRVEVSRRYPDVTISPAYNWDFSNRFEVNPSLQIPIFNQNEGPIAEAVGQEHEAAARLRRAENTVFKSISQATANYRGTTSILLQAEELAKTVRVRLNQMQHRLQSGAIDRPTMVMTHIEQIQAETALLEAEIQQRQAIGQIEDSMQQPIFDHTSAAQVSGLLENNQRNSP, from the coding sequence ATGTATAAATCATATAATACTCTAGAATATATTAAGCAGGTAAGGAGACGCACACGCTATAATGCGGCATTCATTCTCCTGATTTTTCCCCTGCTCTGTGGCTGTACAAATAGTGATCACTCAAATATTTCGCCGGAATCAGATGTCCAGAAATTTTCCAGCCGTCAATTTACGGATGCCGGATTGCAAGAATTCATTACAAAAGTTCTCGGACCAAACGTATCGAGTCAGGAAAACGCATGGGACATCACTCGCCTGACGCTTGCTACCTTGTATTTTCATCCCGATATCCTTGTAGCTAAAGCTGAACTGGAAACGGCTCGCGCTGGAATCAAGACAGCCGGTCAACTGCCCAATCCCAGTTTCACGGTGCTGGGTGGCCCATCGGCTCATTACGTCGGCTACGGCGCGTCAATACTGATCGAATTTTTCGGCAGGCGTTATCACCGTATCAAAGAAGCCAGATATCGGGCTGCCGTCGCGCAATGGGAAGTCATCAATACTGCATGGAAACTACGCAGCGACACGCGGTCTGCTCTTCTCGGCGTCTGGGCTGTATCCGGGCGCCTCAAGCTTGTGGAAGAGACTGCGGCAGCTAAACGCGAACTCTTTACCCTGGAACAGGCACGTTTTGATCAGGGGCGAGCATCCGCTCTCGAAATATCGCAGGTACGGACGGAAATGATCCATGCCGAGTTGTCTGTCAGTGATCTGCGGCGCGAGTATGCCGTCCGTAAGGCAGCTCTGGCAGGAGCAATCGGGGTTCCTGCCGAAGCACTTGATTCCATTGCTCTTGATACAAAAGCATTTGATGTCTGTCCCGACCTCATGGAATACCGCGATTCACAGGACATGAGATACCAAGCCGTAATGCAACGCGCGGATCTGCGGGAACTTCTTGCGTCTTATGACGCCGCCCGACAGGCTCTACGGGTCGAAGTTTCCCGACGCTATCCCGATGTCACCATCAGTCCCGCCTATAACTGGGATTTTTCAAATCGCTTTGAGGTAAATCCCTCTCTGCAAATTCCGATTTTCAATCAGAACGAAGGCCCCATAGCTGAAGCTGTTGGGCAGGAGCATGAGGCGGCGGCTCGTCTCCGGCGTGCAGAGAACACGGTGTTTAAGTCCATCTCGCAGGCTACGGCCAATTACCGCGGCACGACATCAATTCTGCTACAGGCGGAAGAACTTGCCAAAACCGTACGGGTAAGGCTGAACCAGATGCAGCACCGCCTTCAGTCAGGCGCAATCGACCGACCAACGATGGTTATGACTCATATAGAGCAGATTCAAGCAGAGACCGCTCTTCTTGAAGCAGAAATTCAGCAACGGCAAGCCATAGGTCAGATCGAAGATAGCATGCAGCAGCCCATTTTTGATCACACCAGTGCCGCGCAGGTTTCCGGCCTGCTTGAAAATAACCAAAGGAACTCACCATGA